One window of Dyadobacter sandarakinus genomic DNA carries:
- a CDS encoding nucleotidyltransferase family protein: protein MTGIIILAAGNSSRLGKPKQLLHFRGQSLLSHMVQEALNVQEKVVFVVTGAKQELIDAEIGQKPVHLIYNPDWETGMGSSIAAGVKALCSMYPQLQAVIIAVCDQPFVNAEHLKQLIATAEHSPENIIASAYAGTMGTPALFPNLFFDELKALTGQEGAKKLFTRHASQLSSVHFPSGETDIDTHEDYEKLLKSTGL from the coding sequence ATGACCGGGATTATCATCCTTGCGGCGGGCAATTCTTCACGGTTGGGCAAGCCCAAGCAGCTGCTTCATTTTCGCGGCCAGTCCCTGCTGTCACATATGGTACAGGAAGCTTTGAACGTACAGGAAAAAGTAGTATTTGTAGTGACAGGTGCAAAGCAGGAGCTGATTGACGCTGAAATCGGGCAGAAACCCGTTCACCTGATTTACAATCCCGATTGGGAAACGGGCATGGGCTCATCCATTGCTGCCGGGGTTAAGGCACTTTGCTCCATGTATCCACAACTTCAAGCAGTTATAATTGCAGTGTGCGACCAGCCATTTGTAAATGCCGAACATCTGAAACAGCTGATCGCCACAGCAGAACATTCCCCCGAAAATATCATTGCGAGCGCCTATGCAGGTACAATGGGGACACCCGCCCTTTTTCCTAATCTCTTTTTTGACGAACTGAAAGCATTAACCGGACAGGAAGGTGCCAAAAAGCTTTTTACCAGACATGCAAGCCAGCTTTCTTCGGTCCATTTTCCCTCGGGCGAAACAGACATCGATACTCACGAGGATTATGAAAAGTTGTTGAAATCGACGGGTTTGTAG
- the pgl gene encoding 6-phosphogluconolactonase, translating into MKLHIAKDSTQLSESLAAWMATYIADVLTTQDRFTLVLSGGSTPKQLYALLAATPYKELIHWEKVHFFWGDERAVPFEDERNNARMCFEALLDKVGVIRENIHVMRTDITPEESAAAYEQVLKSYFSDSETTFDLTLLGMGDDGHTLSLFPGMPVVHEESAWATSFFLPAQDMHRITLTAPVVNKSAAVVFLAAGAGKAETLRQVLQGDLDVDKYPSQIISPENGQLHWFVDEAAAAGLHTK; encoded by the coding sequence ATGAAACTGCATATTGCAAAAGATTCCACGCAGCTTAGCGAAAGCCTGGCTGCGTGGATGGCCACTTACATTGCCGACGTACTGACGACCCAGGACAGGTTTACACTGGTACTTTCCGGTGGAAGTACGCCCAAACAGCTGTATGCGCTGCTGGCTGCCACACCTTACAAGGAGCTGATTCACTGGGAAAAAGTCCATTTTTTCTGGGGTGACGAGCGTGCAGTGCCTTTTGAGGATGAGAGGAACAATGCCAGAATGTGCTTTGAAGCCTTGCTGGATAAGGTAGGAGTGATCCGGGAAAACATTCACGTTATGCGTACCGACATTACGCCCGAGGAGTCTGCCGCTGCGTACGAGCAGGTACTGAAATCCTATTTTTCAGATTCGGAAACGACTTTCGATCTGACGCTACTGGGTATGGGCGATGATGGCCATACACTTTCTTTGTTTCCGGGAATGCCCGTGGTACATGAGGAATCCGCCTGGGCTACCTCATTTTTCCTGCCTGCACAGGATATGCACCGCATTACCCTCACTGCCCCCGTGGTGAATAAGTCGGCTGCGGTGGTGTTTCTGGCAGCGGGAGCCGGAAAAGCAGAAACGCTCCGGCAGGTTTTACAGGGAGACCTTGATGTAGATAAATACCCGTCACAGATCATCAGTCCTGAAAACGGACAGCTGCACTGGTTTGTGGACGAAGCTGCCGCGGCAGGGTTGCATACAAAGTAA
- the zwf gene encoding glucose-6-phosphate dehydrogenase: MQTNKRPPASVLFIFGGSGDLNYRKLTPALYNLFLDQWMPEKFAIAGIGRSPYSNDAYRTHLLDGVTKFSRRKGKLNGHWQEFSEHVTYLQMDGDDAEAYHLITDLVKAKEEEWGVHPNVIFYLAVAPQLVPSIAQKLGALQICSDRGTARIVVEKPFGHDLQSAHELNQLLSSMFTEEQIFRIDHYLGKETVQNILALRFANALFEPLWNRNYIDHIQITAAESVGLEGRGGYFEHAGALRDMVQNHILQILCMIAMEPPVSFDANEIRNKKVDVLNAIRPITKDQVHDFAVRGQYAGGWKKGEKVVSYRHEEGVDPHSNTETFAAAKFYIDNWRWQGVPFYVRTGKYLNQKATHITLQFKAAPHYAFPSEAAETWRSNRLTISIQPDMDISIRFQAKRPGQTMTLDPVEMTFDYDAVAGDHAPEAYETLLLDVMEGDATLFMRNDQVDAAWKVIMPILETWESRSPQDFPNYAPDSWGPDEADALIARDGHTWINLPPAD; encoded by the coding sequence ATGCAAACCAACAAACGCCCGCCTGCCTCGGTACTATTTATCTTTGGTGGAAGCGGCGATCTCAATTACCGGAAACTTACTCCTGCTTTATATAATCTTTTCCTGGACCAGTGGATGCCCGAAAAGTTTGCCATCGCCGGGATCGGACGCAGTCCGTATTCCAATGATGCATACCGCACGCACCTGCTGGATGGCGTAACCAAGTTTTCACGCCGGAAAGGCAAGCTCAACGGGCATTGGCAGGAATTCAGCGAGCATGTCACTTACCTGCAGATGGACGGGGACGATGCCGAAGCCTATCACCTGATCACCGATCTGGTGAAAGCCAAGGAGGAAGAGTGGGGAGTTCATCCCAATGTGATATTCTACCTGGCAGTAGCTCCGCAGCTGGTACCTTCCATTGCGCAGAAGCTGGGTGCATTACAGATTTGCTCAGACCGCGGTACTGCACGCATTGTGGTTGAAAAACCATTCGGTCACGACCTGCAAAGTGCGCACGAGCTCAATCAGCTGCTTTCGAGCATGTTTACGGAAGAGCAGATTTTCCGGATTGATCATTACCTCGGAAAAGAAACCGTACAGAACATTCTGGCACTGCGCTTTGCAAATGCATTGTTTGAGCCACTATGGAATCGTAACTACATTGACCATATTCAGATCACTGCCGCAGAAAGTGTCGGGCTGGAAGGCCGTGGCGGGTACTTTGAGCATGCGGGTGCTTTGCGCGATATGGTGCAAAACCATATTCTGCAGATACTCTGTATGATCGCGATGGAGCCGCCGGTATCCTTTGACGCCAATGAAATCCGGAATAAAAAGGTGGATGTGCTCAATGCGATCCGGCCGATTACGAAGGATCAGGTGCACGACTTTGCCGTACGCGGCCAGTATGCAGGAGGCTGGAAAAAGGGTGAAAAGGTAGTAAGCTACCGTCACGAGGAGGGGGTTGACCCGCATTCCAATACAGAAACATTTGCTGCTGCCAAGTTCTACATTGATAACTGGCGCTGGCAGGGTGTACCTTTTTATGTGAGAACCGGAAAGTACCTCAACCAGAAAGCGACGCATATTACCCTTCAGTTTAAAGCTGCTCCGCACTATGCGTTTCCAAGCGAAGCTGCCGAAACCTGGCGTTCCAACCGTTTGACGATCAGTATTCAGCCGGATATGGATATCAGTATCCGCTTTCAGGCCAAGCGCCCCGGACAAACGATGACGCTGGATCCGGTGGAAATGACCTTTGATTATGACGCAGTAGCCGGTGACCATGCACCCGAGGCATACGAAACACTGCTGCTGGATGTGATGGAGGGTGATGCAACCTTGTTTATGAGAAATGACCAGGTAGATGCTGCCTGGAAGGTGATCATGCCGATTCTGGAAACCTGGGAAAGCAGAAGTCCGCAGGATTTTCCGAACTATGCGCCTGATTCATGGGGCCCCGATGAGGCGGATGCGCTCATTGCGCGGGACGGACATACCTGGATAAACCTGCCTCCGGCAGACTGA
- the gndA gene encoding NADP-dependent phosphogluconate dehydrogenase, protein MSDNAFDFGMIGLGVMGRNLLLNMADHGFSVIGFDKDAAKNAALESSASAGTTVKGVGELAQMIQLLQRPRKVMMLVPAGQPVDDVIASLLPLLDEGDVVIDGGNSHYTDTLRRVKYLRDKNIHFMGIGVSGGEKGARTGPSIMPGGDQEAYQNVRPMLEAIAAKVNGTPCVAYLGREGAGHYVKMVHNGIEYAIMQLISECYALLKSAGATNAQLHEVFRQWNEGDLQSFLVEITSEIFLQKDEKSGADLVDVISDKAGSKGTGKWTSQDSMELPVAVPVIDTAVAMRTLSGYKEEREAAAQIYGDESKSILTLDELLPLVHDGLLFSTILAYAQGLAMLFQASKDLAMEIPLPEVVSVWRGGCIIRSSLLEVFTTAYQQSPELSNILLNQDVAALVKSKEENMRALVTFAANSGTAAAGHMSALAYFDAYRTGRMPTNLIQAQRDYFGAHTYQRIDIPGTFHTEWGQQ, encoded by the coding sequence ATGTCAGATAATGCATTCGACTTTGGAATGATCGGCCTTGGGGTAATGGGGAGGAACCTGTTGCTGAATATGGCCGACCACGGTTTTTCCGTAATCGGTTTTGACAAGGATGCTGCCAAAAACGCGGCACTTGAATCGTCGGCCTCGGCAGGTACTACGGTGAAAGGTGTAGGCGAGCTTGCGCAGATGATACAGCTTTTACAACGTCCCCGGAAAGTAATGATGCTGGTACCTGCGGGTCAGCCGGTGGACGATGTGATTGCCTCATTGCTCCCTTTGCTGGACGAAGGCGATGTGGTCATTGATGGCGGTAACTCACATTATACAGACACCCTCAGAAGGGTTAAGTACCTGCGTGACAAGAATATCCATTTCATGGGTATTGGTGTTTCGGGTGGTGAGAAAGGTGCACGTACCGGGCCGAGTATTATGCCCGGCGGTGACCAGGAAGCCTATCAGAACGTACGTCCCATGCTCGAAGCAATCGCTGCCAAGGTGAACGGAACCCCCTGCGTGGCCTACCTGGGCAGGGAAGGTGCCGGACATTATGTCAAAATGGTACATAACGGGATCGAGTACGCCATCATGCAGCTGATCAGTGAATGTTATGCATTGCTCAAATCGGCCGGTGCGACCAATGCCCAGCTTCATGAAGTTTTCAGGCAGTGGAATGAAGGTGACCTGCAATCGTTCCTGGTTGAGATTACCTCTGAAATTTTTTTACAAAAAGACGAAAAATCCGGCGCTGACCTCGTAGATGTAATATCTGATAAAGCGGGTTCCAAAGGTACCGGCAAATGGACGTCCCAGGATTCAATGGAGCTGCCTGTGGCCGTGCCGGTGATCGACACCGCGGTAGCCATGCGGACATTGTCGGGTTATAAAGAGGAGCGTGAAGCTGCCGCACAGATTTATGGTGATGAGAGCAAAAGTATCCTCACGCTGGATGAGCTGCTTCCGCTTGTACATGACGGATTGTTGTTTTCAACGATCCTGGCCTATGCACAGGGACTGGCCATGCTTTTCCAGGCTTCCAAGGACCTGGCTATGGAAATTCCATTGCCCGAAGTCGTGAGTGTATGGCGTGGCGGTTGTATTATTCGTTCTTCCCTGCTCGAAGTTTTCACAACTGCATATCAGCAATCGCCGGAATTGTCCAACATTCTGCTGAACCAAGACGTAGCTGCACTCGTTAAATCGAAGGAAGAGAATATGCGCGCCCTGGTCACTTTTGCAGCTAACTCGGGAACAGCAGCAGCAGGTCATATGTCAGCTCTTGCGTATTTTGATGCTTACAGGACCGGCCGGATGCCTACCAACCTGATCCAGGCGCAACGCGATTACTTTGGAGCGCATACTTATCAACGAATCGATATCCCCGGCACTTTCCATACGGAGTGGGGACAACAATAA
- a CDS encoding GNAT family N-acetyltransferase: MEPITITEAGLADLAAVQQIARETFFETFVGSNTEADMQQYLAENFSDTKLAAELSNPDSWFFVAHEGEQVIGYLKLNAGKAQTELHEDDSLEIERIYVKHAYHGKRIGQLLYEKALSMAEDKKVSSLWLGVWEENAKAIRFYEKNGFTAFSKHIFRFGEDEQTDVMMRKVLV; this comes from the coding sequence ATGGAACCGATAACAATCACCGAAGCTGGTCTGGCGGACCTGGCCGCAGTACAGCAAATTGCCAGGGAAACTTTCTTTGAAACCTTTGTAGGATCGAATACCGAGGCTGACATGCAGCAGTACCTGGCCGAAAATTTCAGCGATACGAAGCTTGCAGCAGAGTTAAGTAATCCGGATTCATGGTTTTTTGTTGCCCATGAAGGTGAGCAGGTGATCGGCTACCTGAAACTGAATGCAGGAAAGGCGCAAACGGAGTTGCACGAAGACGACTCACTGGAAATTGAGCGGATTTATGTGAAACATGCTTATCATGGTAAAAGAATCGGCCAGCTGCTGTACGAAAAAGCACTCAGCATGGCGGAGGATAAAAAGGTGTCGTCTCTCTGGCTGGGCGTGTGGGAGGAAAATGCAAAAGCCATACGGTTTTATGAAAAAAACGGGTTTACTGCATTCAGTAAGCACATTTTCAGGTTTGGTGAAGATGAGCAAACCGACGTGATGATGAGAAAGGTGCTTGTTTAA
- a CDS encoding DMT family transporter, translating into MSWIYLFFAGLLEIVWAYFMKQSEGFTRLVPTCITIIAMMASFGLLALAMRTLPLSTSYMVWTGIGAVGAFLVGILVLGEPVNTLRIASALLITAGLILMKLS; encoded by the coding sequence ATGTCCTGGATTTATCTCTTTTTTGCAGGCCTGCTCGAAATCGTCTGGGCCTACTTCATGAAGCAGTCTGAAGGTTTTACCCGGCTTGTTCCTACGTGCATTACCATTATAGCCATGATGGCCAGCTTTGGTCTGCTTGCGCTCGCAATGCGTACCCTGCCGCTCAGTACATCTTACATGGTTTGGACAGGAATAGGTGCCGTAGGTGCATTCCTGGTGGGAATACTGGTGCTTGGTGAACCGGTTAATACCCTGCGTATTGCGTCGGCTCTGCTGATTACAGCCGGACTTATACTTATGAAGCTTTCCTGA
- a CDS encoding site-specific integrase: MALSTKFILASKVNDSCEYPIMLRIIIDRKNQLVSTKKSCKQENWLVSQQQVARGHPKHQEINLLLRTIVSELDFLIISEGKKGRKPTFDEMKTVVRSLTGATKEPESKSLFKLFEDHISLLNQQNRIGYADTFKFTLSSLKGFVKNKDRDLLSINLNFLKKYEEYLMERGCAITTRSVYLRTFRTMWKVAIREKYCPEAHYPFKELAFGKYNNPRTKKRAIQKSQIDQISALEIDPINDTLINSRNYFLFSFYCRGINFTDLASLKWDNIVDDELEYIRSKTKEEFRFKLHPEAMRILDFYRNLRGNSDAGYIFPILYKRHDSIQSIRYRKQKIRTRVNKDLQELGAALGIQKTLTTYVARHSYATTLRRNGVSKENIGRSLGHDSLKTTDIYLEDIGDPILDDLINSTL, encoded by the coding sequence ATGGCACTCTCAACCAAGTTCATCCTAGCTTCCAAAGTTAACGATTCGTGCGAGTATCCGATAATGCTCCGAATCATTATTGATCGTAAGAACCAGTTAGTCAGCACAAAGAAGAGCTGTAAACAAGAAAATTGGTTAGTTAGTCAACAGCAAGTTGCCCGCGGCCACCCTAAGCATCAGGAGATCAATTTACTACTGAGAACAATAGTCTCTGAGCTAGATTTCCTGATCATTTCAGAAGGAAAAAAAGGTCGGAAGCCAACATTCGACGAAATGAAAACTGTGGTACGTAGTTTGACTGGCGCAACGAAAGAACCAGAGAGCAAATCACTTTTTAAGCTCTTTGAAGACCATATTTCTCTGCTCAATCAGCAAAACCGGATTGGCTATGCGGACACCTTTAAATTTACGCTGAGTAGCTTGAAAGGGTTTGTGAAAAACAAAGACCGAGATCTTCTATCTATCAATCTAAATTTTCTGAAGAAATATGAAGAATACTTGATGGAGCGCGGATGCGCTATTACGACAAGAAGTGTTTATCTAAGAACCTTCAGAACCATGTGGAAGGTGGCAATCCGGGAAAAATATTGTCCCGAAGCTCACTACCCTTTCAAAGAGCTCGCATTTGGTAAATACAATAACCCTAGAACCAAAAAAAGAGCGATTCAAAAATCGCAGATTGATCAAATTTCAGCCCTGGAGATCGATCCAATAAATGATACTCTCATTAATTCACGTAATTACTTCCTTTTCAGTTTTTATTGCCGAGGAATCAATTTTACGGATCTTGCGAGTTTGAAATGGGATAACATTGTTGATGACGAACTCGAATATATCAGATCGAAAACCAAGGAAGAATTTCGCTTTAAGCTCCATCCCGAAGCTATGCGGATCCTTGATTTTTACCGAAACCTTCGAGGCAATAGCGATGCGGGCTACATCTTTCCAATATTGTACAAAAGACACGACAGCATACAGTCGATCAGATATAGAAAGCAGAAGATTCGAACGCGAGTTAACAAGGACTTACAAGAATTAGGTGCCGCCTTAGGCATTCAGAAGACCCTGACTACTTACGTGGCCCGACATTCATATGCAACCACACTCCGGAGAAACGGAGTATCCAAGGAGAATATAGGCAGATCATTGGGACATGACAGCTTAAAAACAACTGATATTTATCTGGAAGACATCGGGGATCCAATTTTGGATGATCTGATCAACTCAACACTTTGA
- a CDS encoding helix-turn-helix domain-containing protein: protein MNDQQLSELIESSLRRVLESKPEAAADTSDTLLDTKEAARLTKYKETSIYGLVKRKKIPFCKMEGKLLFSRKELLEWIANGQQKIEGSHER, encoded by the coding sequence ATGAACGATCAGCAATTATCAGAGTTGATTGAGTCTTCACTGCGCCGGGTTTTAGAGTCAAAACCGGAGGCTGCCGCCGATACCAGTGACACTTTGCTTGACACCAAGGAGGCGGCACGCCTGACAAAATACAAGGAGACTTCCATTTATGGGCTGGTGAAAAGAAAGAAGATCCCGTTCTGCAAAATGGAAGGCAAGTTGCTCTTTTCACGCAAAGAGCTTCTGGAATGGATTGCCAACGGTCAGCAGAAAATCGAAGGTAGCCATGAAAGATAA